The Sediminispirochaeta bajacaliforniensis DSM 16054 genome has a segment encoding these proteins:
- the vapC gene encoding type II toxin-antitoxin system VapC family toxin: MILVDTSVLIDYLKGTDSGQALIFDKVIQHGIPYGINDVIYQEVLQGAKTMKEFGTLKGYLETLPFYGLQFGKESYERAALINVQCRRNGITVRSTIAMLIVETAIENNLFLLHNDADFDRISTVVKELKIFRQL; this comes from the coding sequence ATGATCTTAGTTGATACTTCTGTCCTTATCGACTATCTCAAAGGGACGGATAGCGGCCAGGCGTTGATTTTTGACAAGGTTATTCAGCATGGTATTCCATACGGCATAAACGATGTTATCTACCAGGAGGTTCTGCAGGGTGCAAAAACGATGAAGGAGTTTGGCACCCTGAAAGGGTACCTGGAAACATTGCCGTTCTATGGCCTGCAATTCGGAAAAGAGTCGTATGAGCGGGCTGCATTGATCAATGTTCAATGCAGGCGGAACGGGATAACCGTTCGGAGCACAATCGCTATGCTGATAGTGGAGACTGCGATCGAGAATAATCTCTTCCTCCTTCATAATGATGCTGATTTCGACAGAATAAGCACGGTTGTCAAAGAGCTAAAAATCTTCCGACAACTATGA
- a CDS encoding FecR family protein, translating to METTHLSQAVSRPQILGIIAAIAMLMLFTALPSIALQAAPGSPALVTAQIVWMQEPSEVTIWDTAGNPIRAAFGVMLESGSTVKTRDSGAEIVLVPNGSVIVLDNNTTFRIDSLHDAGSNQADNENVFSLIAGKLRLIAAKITGSSYSVRTKTAVAGVRGTDFYRMYAPAAGRDWLCVTEGLVQFNSPTGDQGVLVSAGEFVDLNKGFKTAQADEGWLENNLTLETLHRAVLPPQR from the coding sequence ATGGAAACGACACATCTCTCACAAGCGGTATCCCGACCGCAGATTTTGGGAATCATAGCAGCGATTGCAATGTTGATGCTCTTTACGGCTCTGCCCAGCATAGCTCTCCAGGCAGCCCCCGGATCCCCCGCTCTGGTTACGGCCCAAATCGTGTGGATGCAAGAGCCTAGCGAGGTAACCATCTGGGATACAGCAGGAAATCCGATTCGCGCAGCGTTCGGGGTAATGCTCGAAAGCGGATCTACCGTAAAGACCCGGGACAGCGGAGCAGAGATCGTCCTTGTGCCAAACGGATCGGTAATAGTACTAGACAACAACACCACCTTCCGCATCGACAGCCTGCACGATGCCGGTAGTAATCAGGCGGACAACGAAAACGTATTCTCCCTTATTGCAGGCAAACTTCGCTTGATAGCGGCAAAGATCACCGGATCGTCCTATTCGGTGCGTACCAAGACGGCTGTGGCAGGGGTCCGCGGTACGGATTTTTACAGGATGTATGCACCCGCTGCAGGACGAGATTGGCTGTGCGTCACCGAAGGATTGGTCCAATTCAATTCCCCCACGGGTGATCAAGGAGTGTTGGTGTCTGCCGGAGAATTCGTAGATTTGAATAAAGGCTTCAAGACGGCGCAGGCAGATGAAGGGTGGTTGGAGAACAACCTTACCCTCGAGACCCTTCATCGGGCTGTTTTACCGCCACAACGGTGA
- a CDS encoding bifunctional metallophosphatase/5'-nucleotidase, translated as MGIKEYDTKDGTKYSDRRLFAVDSNFGEADAMQLPERRENLKDNPFTLHIVHINDFHCSVYDFSCDDSGRPVFSKIAAEVASQRQAAEKRDDTGVLFLSGGDDAVGSPLDHLAGYDGENFICHPAYTAYALAGLDATVLGNHDFDAGLKTLEKAIAQDACFPVLSANLIHDGELDGLVFPAAVVVIKGLRIGIIGLTTPGQIRSRDGSEFAIAAPLESVRDMHAKLAGVCDVVLILSHIGYRLGSTFATVKIMGDYELAQQLEHRQVDAIIGGHTHDLLNIHGMEPKHLVHGIPILQAGYNGLFFGRAEMHIGETKSLVRAELFPTGPRDGSPEFDGAFATSKPGVFLPTLRRPLSAMRLPDDYDRQRHESLRDSFEHPTANFITDALATRFREHGYRVDLFLIDGANMITFFPAGKDSVNIIDVYRLMPYADSIVYLTLTGKTLDRIVRENALRLDREDEPHLERGFLHFSRELRYRLHRKSRTAEGITVNGRYLDVCLEECFTIAMPNFAQGLAKVWEDTLPFAEKELCSLREMKRSDSGLYVRNELVAYIREHGVSPDSGFTIDGRLAIDNG; from the coding sequence ATGGGAATAAAAGAATACGATACAAAAGATGGAACGAAATACTCTGATCGAAGGCTCTTCGCCGTTGACAGCAATTTTGGTGAGGCTGACGCTATGCAGCTTCCCGAGCGCAGAGAAAATTTGAAGGATAATCCCTTTACCCTCCATATTGTTCATATTAATGACTTTCACTGTTCTGTTTACGATTTTTCCTGTGATGATAGCGGCAGACCTGTATTTTCAAAGATAGCTGCCGAAGTAGCGTCCCAGCGACAGGCTGCAGAAAAACGGGATGATACCGGGGTTCTTTTTTTGTCAGGTGGTGATGATGCTGTTGGCTCTCCCCTGGACCATCTCGCCGGTTACGACGGTGAGAATTTCATCTGTCATCCCGCCTATACGGCCTATGCCCTGGCCGGCCTCGATGCAACGGTACTTGGAAATCATGATTTCGATGCGGGGCTCAAGACCTTGGAAAAGGCGATTGCCCAGGATGCCTGCTTTCCTGTTTTATCTGCAAACCTCATCCATGACGGAGAACTCGACGGTTTGGTTTTCCCCGCGGCAGTGGTCGTTATCAAAGGACTCCGCATCGGTATTATCGGTCTGACGACACCGGGGCAGATACGTTCACGGGATGGATCGGAGTTTGCCATTGCCGCTCCTCTGGAATCGGTGCGTGACATGCATGCAAAGCTTGCTGGGGTGTGTGATGTAGTATTGATCCTCAGCCACATCGGCTATCGTCTCGGCTCCACCTTTGCCACGGTTAAAATCATGGGTGATTACGAGCTGGCCCAGCAACTGGAGCATAGGCAGGTGGATGCCATCATAGGTGGCCATACCCATGACCTGCTGAATATTCACGGAATGGAACCGAAGCATCTTGTACATGGGATTCCCATCCTTCAGGCAGGTTATAACGGCCTTTTCTTCGGCCGGGCAGAGATGCATATCGGTGAAACAAAAAGCCTTGTTCGTGCCGAGCTTTTTCCTACCGGGCCAAGGGACGGTAGTCCTGAATTTGATGGAGCATTTGCCACATCAAAGCCCGGAGTTTTCCTTCCCACTTTACGTCGGCCCTTATCTGCCATGCGGCTTCCGGACGACTATGATCGGCAGCGACATGAGAGCCTGCGGGACAGTTTCGAACATCCCACTGCAAATTTTATCACCGATGCTCTGGCAACAAGATTTAGGGAGCACGGCTACCGAGTGGATCTTTTTCTCATCGACGGGGCAAATATGATCACCTTTTTCCCTGCGGGAAAGGATAGCGTCAACATCATCGACGTGTATCGTCTCATGCCCTATGCCGATTCCATCGTCTATCTGACGCTGACCGGCAAGACGCTCGATCGCATTGTCCGGGAAAACGCCCTGAGGCTCGACAGGGAGGATGAGCCGCACTTGGAACGGGGATTTCTCCATTTCAGTCGTGAGCTTCGCTATCGTCTTCATCGTAAGAGCAGAACTGCAGAGGGCATCACCGTTAACGGTCGTTACTTGGATGTCTGCCTCGAAGAGTGCTTCACCATTGCCATGCCCAACTTTGCGCAGGGGCTTGCCAAGGTGTGGGAAGATACACTTCCTTTTGCGGAAAAAGAGCTTTGTAGCTTACGGGAAATGAAAAGGAGCGATTCGGGGCTCTATGTCAGAAATGAACTTGTGGCATATATCCGGGAACACGGGGTCTCTCCCGACAGCGGCTTTACGATAGACGGCCGGCTTGCCATAGACAATGGTTAA
- a CDS encoding glycosyltransferase family 4 protein, giving the protein MKKRRIGFISFRISGTDGVSLETKKWASVFEEMGHESFFMAGQLDTDPERSFLVEEAHFHHPEIIKLYEQCFSNRKRPQELSTGLHHYREILKTKLRQFIDRFDLDLIIPQNTLTIPLNISLGMAITEVIAETGIPTIAHHHDFFWERKRFLTNCVWDYLNSCYPPHLPMIQHVVINSSGQNQLALRTGISSHLIPNVMDFEHPPTEPLDDFNKDVRKIFGIDDDELFVLQPTRVVQRKGIEHAIELVARMHRKAVLVISHASGDEGYEYQNRVHKYAELLGIRAIFVDHQIGDKREISPSGEKTYTLQDVYPHADLVTYPSLQEGFGNAFLETIYFRKPILVNNYSIYRHDIKPKGFDVIEMDDFITDKTVDYTERILSDPERLHKMVETNYALGLKYYSYAILRTTFRNLLSGFFGEEEAREHTGTNGCT; this is encoded by the coding sequence ATGAAAAAGCGGAGAATTGGTTTCATCTCTTTCAGAATTTCCGGCACCGACGGGGTTTCTCTTGAAACAAAGAAATGGGCCTCGGTATTTGAGGAGATGGGCCACGAAAGCTTTTTTATGGCGGGCCAGCTCGATACCGACCCCGAACGCTCGTTTTTGGTGGAAGAGGCGCACTTCCACCATCCCGAAATCATCAAACTCTATGAACAGTGCTTTAGCAACCGGAAACGTCCCCAGGAACTTTCAACAGGTCTGCATCATTACCGCGAAATCCTTAAGACGAAGCTGCGTCAGTTCATCGATCGCTTTGACCTTGATCTTATCATCCCCCAAAATACCCTAACAATCCCCCTCAACATCTCCCTTGGCATGGCCATTACCGAAGTAATAGCGGAAACCGGTATTCCGACCATTGCCCATCACCACGATTTTTTCTGGGAACGTAAACGCTTTCTTACAAACTGCGTGTGGGACTACCTGAACAGCTGCTATCCACCACATCTGCCGATGATCCAGCATGTGGTAATCAATAGTTCGGGACAGAACCAGCTTGCCCTGCGAACAGGTATTTCGAGCCACCTTATTCCCAACGTGATGGATTTCGAGCATCCTCCCACGGAGCCCTTGGATGATTTTAATAAAGATGTGCGAAAGATTTTCGGCATCGACGATGATGAGCTTTTTGTCCTCCAACCGACCAGGGTGGTTCAGAGAAAGGGTATCGAGCACGCCATCGAATTGGTGGCCCGCATGCACAGGAAGGCGGTGCTGGTGATCAGTCACGCTTCCGGTGATGAGGGCTACGAATACCAGAATCGGGTCCACAAATACGCAGAGCTTCTAGGTATCAGGGCCATCTTCGTTGATCATCAGATAGGTGACAAACGGGAGATTTCGCCCTCGGGAGAGAAGACCTACACCCTCCAGGATGTCTATCCCCATGCCGATCTTGTCACCTACCCGAGCCTTCAGGAGGGGTTCGGCAACGCCTTTCTTGAAACCATCTATTTCAGAAAGCCTATTCTGGTAAACAACTACTCGATCTACCGACACGATATCAAACCCAAAGGCTTCGATGTTATCGAAATGGACGACTTCATCACCGACAAGACCGTCGATTATACCGAACGAATCCTTTCAGACCCCGAACGTCTCCACAAGATGGTGGAGACCAACTACGCATTGGGGCTGAAGTACTACTCTTACGCCATCCTGCGGACAACATTTAGAAACCTACTCTCCGGCTTTTTCGGCGAAGAAGAGGCCAGAGAGCATACCGGAACAAACGGCTGCACCTGA
- a CDS encoding type II toxin-antitoxin system VapB family antitoxin, whose amino-acid sequence MRTNIVLDDTLVEEAFKYAGNIRTKKDLIEMALREFVHSKKMRNLRDLKGKIEFADGYDYKSMRSTHDLS is encoded by the coding sequence ATGCGAACCAATATTGTTCTGGATGATACTCTCGTGGAGGAGGCTTTCAAATACGCCGGGAACATCCGTACAAAGAAGGATTTAATCGAGATGGCCTTGCGGGAATTCGTCCATTCCAAAAAGATGAGGAATCTTCGGGACCTGAAAGGGAAAATTGAGTTTGCAGATGGGTATGACTATAAATCCATGAGAAGCACTCATGATCTTAGTTGA
- a CDS encoding carbohydrate ABC transporter permease translates to MTYKRWEPYAYIAPVLVLFAVFFIFPFFYSLFISFNDWNILTGGKIFVGLKNYRTLFASKIFGLSIRNTLLYVFTQMPCSVILGFLYAVLVEKSGRAKVVYRLFFFIPVVISVSAASLSFLTIFNTMHGPLNTFLKLFGITGPNWLNAPESALPAIIIIGVWQSFGYNVILYMSGLKQIDGQLYEAADLDGASALRKTVSITLPLLSPVSFFVVVITTLSSFQVFATVQILTNGGPNNASTVWVFYIWREAFRYFETSTASSAATLLFVFMLAATFVLVRHFQKTVFYK, encoded by the coding sequence ATGACCTATAAACGATGGGAACCCTATGCCTATATAGCGCCTGTCTTGGTGCTTTTTGCAGTTTTTTTCATCTTTCCCTTTTTCTATTCTCTTTTTATAAGCTTTAACGATTGGAACATCCTTACCGGAGGCAAGATCTTCGTGGGCCTGAAGAATTACCGAACGCTGTTTGCTTCGAAGATTTTTGGTCTATCGATCAGAAACACCCTCCTCTACGTGTTCACCCAGATGCCGTGTTCGGTCATCCTTGGATTCCTGTACGCGGTGCTTGTTGAGAAAAGCGGCCGCGCGAAGGTTGTCTACCGGCTTTTTTTCTTTATTCCGGTGGTGATATCGGTTTCGGCCGCAAGTCTCTCCTTTTTGACCATCTTTAATACCATGCACGGGCCTTTGAACACGTTTCTTAAGCTCTTCGGAATCACCGGCCCTAATTGGCTGAACGCTCCAGAGAGTGCACTTCCGGCAATTATCATCATCGGAGTGTGGCAGTCCTTCGGATATAATGTGATCCTTTATATGTCAGGGCTAAAACAGATCGATGGTCAGCTCTACGAGGCGGCGGATCTCGACGGTGCATCGGCATTGAGAAAAACGGTTTCGATAACCCTGCCGCTGCTCTCACCGGTAAGCTTTTTTGTTGTGGTGATCACAACCCTCTCTTCCTTTCAGGTATTTGCAACGGTGCAGATCCTCACCAACGGGGGACCGAACAACGCCTCAACGGTGTGGGTTTTCTATATCTGGCGGGAGGCTTTTCGCTACTTTGAAACATCCACCGCAAGCAGCGCAGCAACTTTGCTTTTCGTCTTCATGCTTGCCGCTACGTTCGTACTGGTTCGTCACTTTCAGAAAACCGTCTTTTATAAATAG
- a CDS encoding NUDIX hydrolase yields the protein MNTKTRSGDELLWSETKRELIAPCRIFDVNRVERQAPDGRIGRFFFLDAPDWVTVIPFSGSLEDLTALRGDFLMVEQFRHGINAVTVEFPAGTVEKGEAPKAAALRELSEETGIKPERLEPLGSVCPNPAFMNNRVSFFLALGLNRVGDQELDEHEEITLHYQKAAEVVRHMGSGRYNNGIMLIALAYLRQWLDQ from the coding sequence ATGAATACAAAAACGCGGAGCGGAGACGAGTTACTCTGGAGTGAAACAAAGCGGGAGCTGATTGCTCCCTGCCGTATTTTTGATGTAAACCGGGTGGAACGACAGGCCCCCGACGGCCGGATAGGACGCTTTTTCTTTCTCGATGCCCCCGACTGGGTCACGGTGATTCCGTTTAGCGGCAGCCTGGAGGATCTTACGGCATTGCGCGGAGATTTTCTCATGGTCGAACAATTCCGCCACGGCATCAATGCGGTGACCGTTGAGTTTCCTGCCGGGACGGTTGAAAAGGGAGAGGCGCCGAAAGCTGCGGCCTTGCGGGAGCTTTCCGAGGAGACCGGCATCAAACCGGAACGGCTGGAACCCCTTGGTTCGGTCTGCCCAAATCCCGCATTTATGAACAACCGTGTCTCTTTCTTTCTTGCCTTAGGCCTTAACCGGGTCGGCGACCAGGAGCTCGATGAGCATGAAGAGATTACCCTTCATTACCAGAAGGCAGCTGAAGTTGTCCGGCATATGGGATCGGGCCGGTATAACAACGGCATCATGCTGATAGCCCTGGCTTACCTTCGGCAGTGGTTGGATCAATAG
- a CDS encoding ABC transporter substrate-binding protein produces the protein MRQNRMILLAAVSLLISGGLLFAGGNQEAPKEGSTPDKIEITFTHVFSGARGEVMKGIVDRFNASQDRIVVSQRDVPGWYGGLLEQLQTLAVGKQLPEVTIMSLSESTTMRRQLGAVSMQHYIDHDGYNLDPFIPRMLDLGRDAATGEQFALPFAVSTPLIFVNRDLLRAKGIDAPVQPETWAQIREWAKKVSDPASGINGIGFQLDFDTWQFQILLDSFGGQMADVSTRKVLFNKEAGQRVMDFWLGMMLKDGSFPNITGSEAADNFINGKLGIIVATTGNLRSFTENAQFDLGVLELPTWDDLERKNPRRIAGGGSNIFILPSTPEKQEAAWEFVKFALNEESMKAITEGMGYMTARKVMADPDGPMADYMARYPDSLRAYDMIDDLVNWYNWPRQGARITQTLLDNIIAAFNEQKSGKEALDDAANATMQILGW, from the coding sequence ATGAGACAAAACAGAATGATACTGTTGGCTGCTGTATCGCTTCTGATCTCCGGCGGCCTTCTGTTTGCCGGAGGCAATCAGGAAGCTCCCAAAGAAGGATCGACACCAGATAAAATCGAGATTACCTTTACCCACGTGTTCAGCGGGGCCCGTGGCGAGGTAATGAAGGGCATTGTCGACCGGTTCAACGCTTCCCAGGATCGGATTGTGGTAAGCCAGCGGGATGTTCCCGGCTGGTACGGAGGGTTGCTTGAGCAGCTCCAGACCCTGGCTGTGGGCAAGCAGCTTCCCGAAGTGACCATCATGTCCCTGTCCGAGAGCACAACCATGAGGCGTCAGCTTGGTGCGGTATCGATGCAGCACTATATCGACCACGATGGGTACAATCTCGATCCCTTTATCCCGAGGATGCTCGACCTCGGCAGGGATGCGGCAACGGGAGAGCAGTTTGCCCTGCCCTTCGCCGTTAGCACACCCCTTATCTTCGTAAACCGCGATCTTCTTCGGGCAAAGGGCATCGATGCACCGGTACAGCCGGAAACCTGGGCCCAGATAAGGGAATGGGCAAAGAAGGTCTCCGACCCTGCCTCGGGAATCAACGGCATCGGTTTCCAGCTCGATTTTGATACCTGGCAGTTTCAGATCCTCCTCGATTCTTTCGGCGGCCAGATGGCGGATGTGTCAACACGAAAGGTCCTTTTTAATAAAGAAGCCGGTCAGCGCGTCATGGATTTCTGGCTCGGCATGATGCTCAAAGACGGAAGCTTTCCCAACATCACCGGATCGGAGGCTGCCGATAACTTCATCAACGGGAAACTTGGTATTATCGTGGCCACAACAGGCAACCTTCGAAGCTTTACCGAGAATGCACAATTCGATCTCGGTGTTCTGGAACTGCCCACGTGGGACGATCTGGAACGGAAGAATCCGAGAAGGATTGCCGGCGGAGGAAGCAATATCTTCATCCTTCCCTCCACCCCGGAAAAGCAGGAGGCTGCCTGGGAGTTTGTGAAGTTTGCCTTGAACGAGGAATCCATGAAAGCTATCACCGAAGGGATGGGCTACATGACCGCCCGCAAGGTAATGGCCGACCCCGATGGGCCCATGGCCGACTACATGGCAAGGTATCCCGACTCCCTCAGGGCTTACGACATGATCGACGATCTCGTAAATTGGTACAACTGGCCCCGTCAGGGAGCCAGGATTACCCAGACGCTCCTGGATAATATCATTGCAGCCTTCAATGAACAGAAAAGCGGGAAAGAGGCGCTCGACGACGCAGCCAACGCAACAATGCAAATCCTCGGCTGGTAG
- a CDS encoding carbohydrate ABC transporter permease translates to MYHSRFSRLVLHIVLGLTACIVVFPFLWMLTVSFSEQSSVLNRVLIIFPSTWNIEGYKEVFRQTPYFRWFLNSSFITILLTTLQLVFGIFAAYALSRFTFPGRELLFFLVLCTMMIPPQAIMLPSYMVITSFGWVNSYWGLVMPNIAKGYVIFMLRQFFLQIPRQLDEASQIDGCNSLQTLYHVYLVSALPAIISVTLIQFVRNWNDYYWALVVITEKLKLTLPVAIVTFRDETLVRWVPTMAAAVLSVIPVVLLYLFGQRYFLETNLASGTK, encoded by the coding sequence ATGTACCATTCAAGATTTTCACGCCTTGTTCTTCATATTGTACTCGGATTAACCGCATGCATCGTCGTTTTTCCCTTTCTCTGGATGCTGACGGTTTCATTCTCAGAGCAAAGCAGTGTACTCAATCGCGTGCTGATCATCTTTCCTTCGACCTGGAATATCGAGGGGTATAAAGAGGTCTTTCGGCAAACCCCGTATTTCCGTTGGTTTCTCAACTCGTCCTTTATTACCATCCTTTTGACCACGTTACAGCTGGTCTTTGGTATCTTTGCGGCCTACGCCCTTTCGCGTTTCACCTTTCCCGGCAGGGAGCTACTCTTTTTTCTTGTTCTTTGCACCATGATGATTCCGCCTCAGGCAATTATGCTTCCCTCCTACATGGTTATCACCTCTTTCGGATGGGTAAACTCGTACTGGGGGTTGGTGATGCCCAACATAGCAAAGGGGTATGTCATTTTCATGCTCAGACAATTTTTTCTGCAAATTCCCCGGCAGCTTGACGAGGCGAGTCAGATCGACGGCTGCAACTCCCTGCAGACCCTTTATCACGTTTATCTGGTTTCAGCCCTTCCGGCGATTATCTCCGTTACCTTGATTCAGTTTGTCAGGAACTGGAATGATTACTACTGGGCCCTCGTGGTGATTACGGAAAAGCTGAAGCTGACCCTTCCTGTGGCCATCGTCACCTTTCGGGACGAGACCCTGGTGCGCTGGGTGCCTACCATGGCCGCTGCGGTCCTGTCGGTTATTCCGGTAGTACTACTCTACCTTTTCGGTCAGCGTTACTTTCTTGAAACAAATCTTGCCAGCGGGACGAAGTAG
- a CDS encoding sugar phosphorylase — MNDVIVRLLTEIYGASQAEGLAEEIGTLVAKRRSHLIPPENRGRGDLPLDETDAFLITYGDSFRRDGTVPLQGLREFADRKLTGIISGIHILPFFPYSSDDGFSVIDYEQVNGDYGDWKDVAEIGASFKLMSDLVLNHCSAKSLWFRRFLEGDPLYRDFFVTASPDDDLSMVVRPRTHPLLTPFETSEGVRHVWTTFSADQVDLNFANPAVMLEMIRILLFHVEKGIQVIRLDAIAYLWKEIGHPSIHHPKTHAAVKLFRAVLDVAAPWVVVLTETNVPHEENISYFGNGSDEAHMVYQFPLPPLVLDAFLEEDAGVLRKWASNLTGLSAKTTFFNFLASHDGIGVMPARGILPQNRIDRLVNTTLKRGGLISYKATPEGSIPYEMNITYLDAVAEKELPDSVRARKFLASQSIMLALRGVPGIYYHSLVGSENWREGVEDTGRNRTINREKLQLDPLLDAINEAGSLRNRIYSGFRAMLQARRTTSAFDPAGRMEILPTEGAVFGLVRISPDKKERVVCLVNLAPVAKEATFPVIVLGGKPASDFIDLIEDSSVVPLITGKDLTFQLEPYGVRWIKPRN, encoded by the coding sequence ATGAATGATGTAATAGTTCGATTATTGACGGAAATCTATGGCGCCTCTCAGGCAGAGGGACTTGCCGAAGAAATCGGGACGCTTGTCGCCAAGCGGCGTAGTCACCTCATTCCCCCGGAAAACCGGGGAAGGGGAGATCTTCCTCTTGACGAAACCGATGCCTTTCTCATCACCTATGGCGACAGCTTTCGCCGGGACGGGACCGTTCCTCTCCAGGGATTGCGGGAGTTTGCCGATCGGAAACTTACCGGTATCATTTCCGGTATACACATCCTTCCTTTTTTCCCCTACTCCTCGGACGATGGCTTTTCGGTGATCGACTACGAGCAGGTCAACGGCGACTATGGTGATTGGAAGGATGTTGCGGAAATCGGCGCTTCATTCAAGCTGATGAGCGATCTGGTGCTCAACCACTGCTCTGCAAAGAGCCTGTGGTTCCGCCGTTTTCTCGAGGGCGATCCGCTCTACCGGGACTTTTTCGTTACCGCCTCGCCGGATGACGATCTCTCGATGGTGGTGCGCCCTCGCACTCATCCTCTGCTGACTCCCTTTGAGACATCGGAGGGAGTTCGTCACGTCTGGACCACCTTTTCAGCTGATCAGGTGGATCTCAACTTTGCCAATCCGGCAGTCATGCTCGAGATGATACGCATCCTCCTTTTTCATGTTGAAAAAGGGATACAGGTGATCCGTCTCGATGCCATCGCCTATCTTTGGAAGGAGATCGGCCATCCTTCGATCCATCATCCAAAAACCCATGCGGCGGTAAAACTTTTTCGTGCGGTTCTTGATGTTGCCGCTCCCTGGGTGGTTGTCCTGACGGAGACCAACGTTCCGCACGAAGAGAATATCAGCTACTTCGGCAATGGAAGCGACGAGGCCCACATGGTCTATCAGTTCCCGCTTCCTCCCCTGGTCCTGGATGCTTTTTTAGAGGAAGATGCGGGGGTACTGCGAAAGTGGGCATCGAATTTGACCGGGCTTTCGGCAAAGACCACCTTTTTCAATTTCCTGGCAAGCCACGACGGGATCGGGGTGATGCCGGCCCGGGGAATCCTTCCCCAAAATCGGATCGATCGCCTTGTGAACACCACCCTCAAACGGGGCGGGCTGATCAGCTACAAGGCCACTCCGGAAGGATCGATTCCTTATGAAATGAACATCACCTATCTCGACGCCGTTGCGGAAAAAGAGCTTCCCGACAGCGTCAGGGCACGCAAATTCCTTGCCAGCCAGTCGATCATGCTTGCCCTGCGGGGGGTCCCGGGGATCTACTACCACTCGCTTGTCGGCTCCGAAAACTGGAGAGAAGGGGTTGAGGATACAGGTCGGAATCGCACCATCAATCGGGAAAAATTGCAGCTTGATCCGCTTCTTGATGCGATCAACGAAGCGGGGTCCTTGCGGAACAGGATCTACAGCGGTTTCAGGGCGATGCTTCAGGCCCGACGCACCACATCAGCCTTTGACCCCGCCGGTCGCATGGAGATACTCCCCACAGAAGGGGCCGTTTTCGGTCTTGTACGTATCAGCCCCGATAAAAAGGAGCGGGTTGTCTGCCTTGTCAACCTTGCTCCCGTTGCCAAAGAAGCCACCTTTCCCGTAATCGTACTCGGTGGTAAGCCTGCGTCCGATTTTATCGACCTGATAGAGGATTCGAGTGTGGTTCCCCTGATAACCGGAAAAGATCTCACCTTTCAGCTTGAACCCTACGGTGTTCGCTGGATCAAACCCCGGAATTAG
- a CDS encoding phage baseplate protein: MEKNVGDINLTYGVPMGTIVAFALAEQNIPKDWLLCDGGSIPDAYSNLKTLLGNQNTPNLAGRTLIGSGTLGTTGTTYNGGDSGGEEKHCLTVEEMPKHQHYGFGEAYKDWPFGTTGDKGQKGTAGGEDSDNYFYNTSPSGGDSPHNNMPPYYVVHYIIYAGPAQEDIPR; the protein is encoded by the coding sequence ATGGAAAAAAACGTAGGAGACATCAACTTAACGTATGGTGTTCCCATGGGAACGATTGTGGCATTTGCGCTGGCCGAACAAAATATACCAAAAGACTGGCTTCTCTGTGACGGAGGGAGCATACCAGATGCATATAGCAATCTGAAAACCTTATTAGGGAATCAGAATACTCCCAATTTAGCCGGAAGAACATTGATCGGCTCCGGGACGCTTGGCACAACAGGCACTACCTATAACGGAGGAGATTCAGGAGGGGAGGAGAAACACTGTCTTACGGTAGAAGAAATGCCGAAGCACCAGCATTATGGCTTTGGTGAAGCGTATAAAGATTGGCCGTTTGGAACTACAGGAGATAAAGGCCAAAAGGGCACTGCGGGTGGTGAAGACAGTGACAACTATTTTTACAACACATCCCCTAGCGGAGGAGATAGTCCGCACAACAATATGCCGCCGTACTACGTGGTACATTACATCATCTATGCGGGACCAGCGCAGGAAGATATCCCCCGGTAA